Proteins co-encoded in one Plasmodium reichenowi strain SY57 chromosome 10, whole genome shotgun sequence genomic window:
- a CDS encoding phosducin-like protein, putative: MIPKNKLSDICTTLTLEKAKEDIEKECKLVEKKKQKHDDEKDEGLIVDGNEEKNVGESSDEEEIRKWREKRLMEFKKKRELKRDGVYTEVCEKDFLPCVLKNNNVVCHFYDNSFKRCDILHSHLIKLANKHLATKFIKMEAKNCLFFMNKLNIKVLPSLCLFIDGVLIQTCVGFEDFGNNDNFKTKDLEMFLYKKKVINNMECSDSDEDI, encoded by the exons atgatacCCAAAAATAAATTGAGCGATATATGTACAACACTCACATTA GAAAAAGCCAAAGAAGATATAGAAAAAGAGTGTAAATTGgttgaaaaaaaaaaacaaaaacatGATGACGAGAAAGATGAAGGACTCATAGTTGATGGaaatgaagaaaagaatg TAGGCGAAAGTAGTGACGAAGAAGAAATTCGTAAATGGAGAGAAAAAAGACTCATGGAATTTAAA aaaaaaagagaatTAAAAAGAGATGGAGTCTATACAGAAGTTTGTGAAAAGGACTTTTTACCTTGTGTtcttaaaaataacaatGTA GTTTgtcatttttatgataaCAGTTTTAAAAGATGCGACATTTTACACTCCCATTTAATCAAATTAGCTAATAAACATTTAGCTACTAAATTTATCAA AATGGAAGCAAAAAACTGtctattttttatgaataaattaaatattaaagtTTTACCAAGTTTATGCTTATTTATTGATGGAGTGTTGATACAAACTTGTGTGGGTTTCGAAGATTTTGgaa ataatgataattttaaaacaaaagatttagaaatgtttttatacaaaaagaaagttataaataatatg GAATGCAGTGATAGTGATGAAgatatttaa
- a CDS encoding acetyl-CoA transporter, putative — protein MFNRLFENFEYNFFIKRKKLKYDTKDGQHVKQNISKRNQDYYNIIFLLSLYTIQGVPIGVSSVVPLIIQDKVSYSQLSILSLVSIPFSIKLLWAPIVDSVYNKRIGRRKSWIIPLQLFCSFTMIYFSNNVSIWLGEKDNIPNLFFLTLFFFLLFFLMATQDIAVDGWALTMLSEENKKAASTCNILGQNIGYCLSQLSFLTLNNKNICFYIFKKYITFMYLIFNKSTYYRNTYEKLDLLYPSFQPFVDMKKFLKFWGTFILMLTIFTCFKKEMSDQHEEKNKLKNSNEMDNYNISEAQKCDDKMNNAKMNYPKKINNQIRTNEHIKINDIKQTNIQKQYSEINEFANAKDTYKTLYELLFLPPMKIFIILFLINRLPFASVEVGTNFKMLKRGITKEEFAIFNPLYIPVSIISPAIIGKIIQKLKPLDVYYFGYVLRYFSNIILSTLLPITKYMYSNKIQSTNMKFYFYYMYIYMAHVFNNFSIDLMTVSSMSFQNIISDPKIGGTYMTFLNTVNNLGSHWSTIFLWLLDYTDKEFCYKGKCVLVDGFYIQMILSFIVGIIINKYILSFTRKLQAFPLEDWRTKYIRKEF, from the exons ATGTTCAATCGTTTATTTGAAAATTttgaatataattttttcataaaaagaaagaagTTAAAATATGATACGAAAGATGGACAGCATGtgaaacaaaatatatcaaaaagAAATCAGGactattataatataatattcttattatcaCTATATACTATACAGG GTGTACCAATTGGAGTTTCGTCCGTAGTACCATTAATCATACAAGATAAAGTCAGCTATTCTCAATTGAGTATATTATCATTAGTTAGTATACCTTTCAG cataaaattattatggGCACCTATAGTTGATTCggtatataataaaagaattgGAAGGAGGAAAAGTTGGATAATACCACTACAG CTATTTTGCAGTTTTACgatgatatattttagtAATAATGTCAGTATTTGGTTAGGAGAAAAAGACAATATTCCGAACTTATTTTTCTTAACactttttttctttcttctCTTTTTTCTAATGGCTACACAAGATATTGCTGTGGACGGGTGGGCTTTAACCATGCTTTctgaagaaaataaaaa aGCGGCTTCTACGTGCAATATACTGGGACAAAACATAGGTTATTGCTTATCGCAATTATCCTTTTTAACATTAAATAACAAAAACATATGCTTctatatattcaaaaaatatattacgtttatgtatttaataTTCAATAAATCAACATATTATAGAAATACATATGAAAAGTTGGATCTTTTGTACCCATCATTTCAACCATTTGTTGATATGAAAAAGTTTTTAAAATTCTGGGGGACATTTATACTAATGCTTACTATATTTACCTGTTTTAAGAAAGAGATGTCAGATCAAcatgaagaaaaaaataaattaaaaaatagtAATGAAATggataattataatatttcagAAGCACAAAAGTGTGACgataaaatgaataatgcaaaaatgaattatcctaaaaaaataaataaccAAATAAGAACaaatgaacatataaaaataaatgatataaaacAAACCAATATTCAAAAGCAATATAGTGAAATAAACGAATTTGCAAATGCAAAAGATACCTATAAAACATTGTAcgaattattatttctacccccaatgaaaatatttattattttattcttaatTAACCGTTTGCCATTTGCTTCTGTAGAGGTAGGAAcaaattttaaaatgttaaaAAGAGGGATAACTAAAGAGGAATTTGCTATATTTAATCCACTGTATATACCTGTATCAATTATATCCCCAGCTATTATTGGgaaaattatacaaaaattGAAGCCATTGgatgtttattattttggATATGTATTAAgatatttttcaaatattattttatctaCCTTACTACCTATAACcaaatatatgtattcaaataaaatacaaagtacaaatatgaaattttatttttattacatgtatatatatatggcACATGTGTTTAATAATTTCTCAATCGATTTAATGACTGTCTCATCG ATGAgttttcaaaatataatatcagACCCTAAAATAGGAGGGACATATATGACCTTTTTAAATACTGTGAATAATTTGGGCTCACAC TGGTCtactatatttttatggTTACTTGATTACACTGATAAGGAATTTTGTTATAAAG GAAAATGTGTGCTTGTTGATGGATTCTATATTCAGATGATATTGTCCTTTATAGTTGGAATAATaattaacaaatatattctaAGTTTTACGAGAAAGCTACAA gCTTTTCCTTTAGAAGATTGGAGAACgaaatatattagaaaagaattttaa